A region of Paractinoplanes abujensis DNA encodes the following proteins:
- a CDS encoding GntR family transcriptional regulator: MPPGSALPPQKELSGHYGVTLATLRQALQQLEADGLLSQQPGRGTFVAEPRAAYRLDSLRGFAEDLRAQGHLVTTQILGQAVGAPPAWAAAHLGERPPAVRLERLRLLAGRPAVHQVSWIRGSALAEADLSATSLYQALAERGVVVQRASEAVRPGALDQATAALLRQPAGTAAFLSERITYGLDDRALVADRATILGTMMEIRTERAITGLTVSWAQLA; the protein is encoded by the coding sequence CTGCCGCCCGGCTCGGCCCTGCCCCCGCAGAAGGAGCTGAGCGGCCACTACGGCGTCACCCTGGCCACGCTGCGGCAAGCTTTGCAACAACTGGAGGCCGACGGGCTGCTCTCCCAGCAGCCGGGCCGGGGCACCTTCGTCGCCGAGCCGCGCGCCGCCTACCGCCTCGACTCGCTGCGCGGTTTCGCCGAGGATCTGCGCGCCCAGGGCCACCTGGTCACCACGCAGATCCTCGGGCAGGCGGTGGGCGCCCCACCGGCCTGGGCGGCCGCGCACCTGGGGGAGAGGCCGCCCGCCGTCCGCCTCGAACGGCTGCGGCTGCTGGCCGGACGCCCCGCCGTGCACCAGGTGTCGTGGATCCGCGGTTCCGCGCTGGCCGAGGCCGACCTCAGCGCCACCTCGCTCTATCAGGCGCTGGCCGAGCGGGGCGTGGTCGTGCAACGGGCCAGCGAGGCCGTCCGCCCGGGCGCCCTCGACCAGGCCACGGCCGCGCTGCTGCGGCAGCCCGCGGGCACCGCGGCGTTCCTCTCCGAGCGCATCACCTACGGCCTGGACGACCGCGCCCTGGTGGCCGACCGGGCCACGATCCTGGGCACGATGATGGAGATCCGCACCGAGCGCGCGATCACCGGCCTCACGGTGAGCTGGGCTCAGCTCGCGTAG
- a CDS encoding DUF2277 domain-containing protein, with the protein MCRNIHQLHNFEPPATGDEIHAAALQYVRKVAGSTKPSQANQAAFDRAVAAVAAATAELLAELVTTAPPKNREVEAIKARARAEKRYAS; encoded by the coding sequence GTGTGCCGCAACATCCACCAGCTGCACAATTTCGAGCCGCCCGCCACGGGTGACGAGATCCACGCGGCCGCCCTGCAATACGTGCGCAAGGTGGCCGGCAGCACGAAGCCGTCGCAGGCCAACCAGGCCGCGTTCGACCGCGCGGTGGCCGCCGTGGCCGCCGCCACCGCCGAGCTGCTGGCCGAACTGGTCACCACCGCCCCGCCCAAGAACCGCGAGGTGGAGGCGATCAAGGCCCGAGCCCGCGCCGAGAAGCGCTACGCGAGCTGA
- a CDS encoding sensor histidine kinase — MTAAHEQRRLAALHEYELLDTPAGDELEAVVRVAALVAGVPNATLNLIDENRQCQLTTHGFEGADSARSDSMCAVRFESGDVTYLPDAGLDAAYAFNPWVTGMLGHVRFYFSAPLVTPQGYALGSLCVFHTERHELTAGQIDRLKDLAQVILALFERRRQARANEALAAEVREQHDQLEVAIAELRRSNHELEQFAGVVSHDLAAPLTVVNGYLELIEERVARDDPESARWVAASTRAVGRMQRLITSLLTYARAGQAPCRPEPVKLGELADQALNDLRGTISDATVTVPADLPVIEADPTLIRQLLQNLLGNALKYRRKDRPCRVEVGARRDGEQWRISVADNGVGIPKAQRERVFEMFTQVDPASGQGHGVGLSTCHRIVERHGGHIVAAETPGGGTTVVFTLPMRHPVPVS, encoded by the coding sequence GTGACCGCCGCCCACGAGCAGCGACGCCTGGCCGCTCTGCACGAGTACGAGCTGCTCGACACGCCCGCGGGTGACGAACTGGAGGCAGTGGTACGGGTGGCGGCGCTGGTGGCCGGTGTGCCCAACGCGACGCTCAACCTGATCGACGAGAACCGGCAGTGCCAGCTCACCACGCACGGGTTCGAGGGCGCCGACTCCGCCCGTTCGGACTCGATGTGCGCGGTGCGGTTCGAGTCGGGCGACGTCACGTATCTGCCCGACGCCGGCCTCGACGCGGCGTACGCGTTCAACCCCTGGGTCACCGGCATGCTCGGTCACGTCCGGTTCTACTTCTCGGCGCCGCTGGTCACCCCGCAGGGCTACGCGCTGGGCTCGCTCTGCGTCTTCCACACCGAGCGCCACGAGCTGACCGCCGGGCAGATCGACCGCCTCAAGGATCTGGCCCAGGTGATCCTGGCCCTGTTCGAGCGTCGCCGGCAGGCCCGCGCCAACGAGGCCCTGGCCGCCGAGGTGCGCGAGCAGCACGATCAGCTCGAGGTCGCGATCGCCGAGCTGCGGCGCTCCAACCATGAGCTGGAGCAGTTCGCCGGTGTGGTCAGCCACGATCTGGCCGCCCCGCTGACGGTCGTCAACGGCTACCTGGAGCTGATCGAGGAGCGCGTCGCCCGCGACGATCCGGAGTCGGCCCGCTGGGTCGCTGCCTCGACCCGGGCTGTGGGCCGGATGCAGCGCCTGATCACCTCGCTGCTCACTTATGCCCGGGCCGGGCAGGCGCCCTGCCGCCCCGAGCCGGTCAAACTGGGCGAGCTGGCCGACCAGGCCCTCAACGACCTGCGCGGCACCATCTCGGACGCGACCGTGACGGTGCCGGCGGACCTGCCGGTGATCGAGGCCGACCCCACCCTGATCCGCCAGCTGCTGCAGAACCTGCTGGGCAACGCGCTCAAGTACCGCCGCAAGGACCGGCCTTGCCGCGTCGAGGTCGGGGCGCGCCGCGACGGCGAGCAGTGGCGGATCTCGGTGGCCGACAACGGGGTGGGCATCCCCAAGGCCCAGCGCGAGCGCGTCTTCGAGATGTTCACTCAGGTCGACCCGGCGTCCGGCCAGGGCCACGGCGTGGGGCTGTCGACCTGTCACCGGATCGTCGAGCGGCACGGCGGGCACATCGTCGCCGCCGAGACGCCGGGCGGCGGCACCACAGTGGTCTTCACGCTGCCGATGCGGCATCCGGTGCCGGTGTCATGA
- a CDS encoding transglycosylase domain-containing protein, translating into MSARRNMAGVLVLVAVLAGVTAIPVGAVLAAGARWEARQRAELPAQLLDPPTAQLTRVYANDGKTLITTFYDEDRQDVALDRIAPVMRNAIVAAEDTRFYEHGGVDLKGLARAFVSDARRGAAEQGASTLTMQLVRNVLKKDPTLTAAERAAATEDSAGRKLREIQYAVALESRLSKQQILRNYLNIVYFGDGSYGIEAAARHIFGVAPARLDLAQSALIAGIVQSPDADNPIGGDRAKAKERQAYVLGAMRKAGLITQAQHDAAVREKLTFSGQAQPNGCVEAAGGSGFFCDYFERWWDTQASFGATKAQRENALRRGGYTIVTTLDAGVQRAAAEQSRKVYALDSRKTLPIAVVQPGTGKVLALAVNREYGTGPSLTRTVNPLISGGGSVHGYPSGSTFKLFTMLAALEAGMPLNTGYDSPSKLVTPWPDAGPGSCDGRYCPGNANPAWMDGYRTMWTAFGRSVNTYFVHLEEQVGPAAAVAMAKRLGISFSAPADAELAAEGADSWGSFTLGVVDTTPLELASAYATLAADGEYCAPRPVGSITGPDGAAVTLPSTCTRVLDPGIARAATDAARCPVGQQSAFGQCDGGTATAAGDIFGRGDLAGKTGSTEDNRTETFVGFTPAVAAAGIANDPADPSDRVGSAVEARVVAAVARTLRVAAGNAGSATFTPPSGRSAYGG; encoded by the coding sequence ATGAGTGCCAGGAGAAACATGGCCGGCGTGCTGGTGCTGGTGGCAGTGCTGGCCGGCGTGACCGCGATCCCGGTCGGCGCCGTGCTTGCGGCCGGCGCCCGCTGGGAGGCCCGGCAGCGCGCGGAGTTACCGGCGCAGCTGCTCGACCCGCCCACGGCCCAGCTGACCCGCGTCTACGCGAACGACGGGAAGACGCTGATCACCACGTTCTACGACGAGGACCGGCAGGACGTCGCGCTGGACCGGATCGCCCCGGTGATGCGCAACGCGATCGTCGCCGCCGAGGACACCCGGTTCTACGAGCACGGCGGGGTCGACCTCAAAGGCCTGGCCCGCGCGTTCGTCTCGGACGCGCGTCGCGGCGCCGCCGAGCAGGGCGCGTCCACGCTTACCATGCAGCTGGTGCGCAACGTGCTCAAGAAGGATCCGACGCTGACGGCGGCCGAGCGCGCCGCGGCCACCGAGGACTCGGCGGGCCGCAAGCTGCGCGAGATCCAGTACGCGGTCGCGCTCGAGTCGCGCCTGAGCAAGCAGCAGATCCTGCGCAACTACCTGAACATCGTGTACTTCGGCGACGGTTCGTACGGGATCGAGGCCGCGGCCCGCCACATCTTCGGGGTCGCCCCGGCCCGGCTCGACCTCGCGCAGTCCGCCTTGATCGCCGGGATCGTGCAGTCGCCCGACGCCGACAACCCGATCGGCGGCGACCGGGCCAAGGCCAAGGAGCGCCAGGCGTACGTGCTCGGCGCCATGCGCAAGGCCGGCCTGATCACGCAGGCCCAGCACGACGCGGCCGTACGGGAGAAACTGACGTTCTCGGGGCAGGCTCAACCCAACGGCTGCGTCGAGGCCGCCGGCGGCTCGGGGTTCTTCTGCGACTACTTCGAGCGCTGGTGGGACACCCAGGCCTCGTTCGGCGCCACGAAGGCGCAGCGGGAGAACGCGTTGCGGCGCGGCGGCTACACGATCGTCACCACGCTCGACGCCGGGGTGCAGAGGGCCGCGGCCGAGCAGTCGCGGAAGGTGTACGCCCTCGACAGCCGGAAGACCCTGCCGATCGCGGTCGTGCAGCCCGGCACGGGCAAGGTGCTCGCGCTGGCCGTCAACCGGGAGTACGGCACCGGCCCGTCGCTCACCCGGACGGTGAACCCGCTGATCAGCGGGGGTGGCAGCGTCCACGGGTATCCGTCCGGCTCGACCTTCAAGCTGTTCACGATGCTGGCCGCGCTCGAAGCCGGGATGCCGCTGAACACCGGCTACGACTCGCCGTCGAAGCTGGTCACGCCATGGCCCGACGCCGGACCGGGTAGCTGCGACGGCAGGTACTGCCCCGGCAACGCCAACCCGGCCTGGATGGACGGCTACCGGACGATGTGGACGGCGTTCGGCCGCTCGGTCAACACGTATTTCGTGCACCTGGAGGAGCAGGTCGGCCCGGCCGCCGCGGTCGCGATGGCCAAGCGGCTCGGCATCAGCTTCAGCGCCCCGGCCGACGCGGAACTGGCCGCCGAGGGCGCGGACTCGTGGGGCTCGTTCACCCTCGGGGTCGTCGACACCACGCCGCTCGAGTTGGCCTCGGCGTACGCGACCCTGGCGGCCGACGGCGAATACTGCGCGCCGCGCCCGGTCGGGTCGATCACCGGCCCCGACGGCGCCGCGGTGACCCTGCCCAGCACGTGCACCCGGGTGCTCGATCCCGGCATCGCCCGCGCGGCCACCGACGCCGCCCGCTGCCCGGTGGGTCAGCAGAGCGCGTTCGGTCAGTGCGACGGCGGCACCGCGACCGCCGCCGGCGACATCTTCGGGCGCGGTGACCTGGCCGGCAAGACCGGCAGCACCGAGGACAACCGCACCGAGACCTTCGTCGGTTTCACCCCGGCGGTGGCCGCCGCGGGCATCGCCAACGACCCGGCCGACCCGTCCGACCGGGTCGGCAGCGCGGTCGAGGCGCGCGTGGTGGCGGCGGTGGCCCGGACACTGCGGGTAGCGGCCGGCAACGCCGGGTCCGCGACGTTCACACCGCCGAGCGGCCGATCGGCGTACGGCGGGTGA
- the trpB gene encoding tryptophan synthase subunit beta: MPTLMTEPAAGRFGGFGGRFVPESLVPACDALAAAFSGAWADPAFRAELNDLLAVYAGRPTPLTPARNLSAALGVELLLKREDLAHTGSHKINNVLGQTLLARRMGKRRILAETGAGQHGVAAATAAALLGLEATIFMGERDIERQQLNVLRMSTLGATVVPVTTGSRTLKDATNEAMRAWVADVDDAHFLLGSVGGPHPYPWMVRELQRVIGDEARSQSPYVPDVVVACVGGGSNAAGTFAGFVDTAARLVGVEAAGGAAMSSGRAGVVHGARSMVLQDADGQVAEAESIAAGLDYPGIGPEHAHLGATGRAEYHSVKDDEVVAAVRRLARAEGIICALESAHAVAWVLREAGGPLLPTGSRVLLTLSGRGDKDMATLGAVA; encoded by the coding sequence GGCCGCCGGTCGCTTCGGCGGCTTCGGCGGCCGGTTCGTCCCCGAATCGCTCGTCCCGGCCTGCGACGCGCTGGCCGCGGCCTTCTCCGGCGCGTGGGCCGACCCCGCGTTCCGGGCCGAGCTGAACGACCTGCTTGCCGTCTACGCCGGCCGTCCGACGCCGCTCACCCCGGCCCGCAACCTCTCCGCCGCCCTCGGCGTCGAGCTGCTGCTCAAGCGGGAAGACCTGGCACACACCGGCTCCCACAAAATCAACAACGTGCTCGGGCAGACGCTGCTGGCCCGCCGGATGGGCAAACGCCGGATCCTGGCCGAGACCGGCGCCGGGCAGCACGGGGTCGCCGCGGCCACCGCCGCCGCCCTGCTCGGGCTCGAGGCCACGATCTTCATGGGCGAGCGGGACATCGAGCGTCAGCAGCTCAACGTCCTGCGGATGAGCACGCTGGGCGCCACGGTGGTTCCGGTCACGACGGGCAGCCGTACGTTGAAGGACGCCACCAACGAGGCGATGCGCGCGTGGGTCGCCGATGTGGACGACGCGCACTTCCTGCTCGGCTCGGTGGGCGGCCCCCACCCGTACCCGTGGATGGTGCGGGAACTGCAGCGCGTCATCGGCGACGAGGCGAGAAGCCAGAGCCCGTACGTGCCCGACGTCGTGGTGGCGTGCGTCGGCGGCGGCTCCAACGCGGCCGGGACGTTCGCCGGTTTCGTGGACACCGCGGCCCGGCTGGTCGGCGTGGAGGCGGCGGGCGGTGCGGCGATGTCCTCGGGCCGGGCCGGGGTGGTGCACGGCGCCCGTTCGATGGTGCTGCAGGACGCGGACGGCCAGGTCGCCGAGGCCGAGTCGATCGCCGCGGGCCTCGACTACCCCGGCATCGGACCCGAGCACGCGCATCTCGGCGCGACCGGGCGAGCGGAATACCACTCGGTCAAGGACGACGAGGTGGTGGCGGCCGTACGGCGGCTGGCCCGCGCCGAGGGCATCATCTGCGCCCTCGAATCGGCGCACGCGGTGGCGTGGGTGCTGCGCGAGGCGGGCGGCCCGCTGCTGCCCACGGGGTCGCGGGTGCTTCTTACTCTCTCGGGCCGCGGCGACAAAGACATGGCAACGCTGGGAGCCGTGGCATGA
- the trpA gene encoding tryptophan synthase subunit alpha → MTKLLVPYLTAGVTENWIDYLLAMQAAGADAVEIGLPFSDPMLDGATIQQASDRALARGVTIDAILAEIKGAPVRVPLIAFTYANLVFRPGAEQFCRRLAEAGFRGLIVPDLPLDEAAEVARAAEAAGIELTLLVAPVTSDERLAEIVARSRGYVYAVSRMGTTGERDALASTAATLAARIKAAQAALVAPEEALPVLVGFGVSGPEQAVEAGRAGDGVVIGSALMRRVLDGATPADLEAEVTAVRAALDRADQEATADHASHAQISGHRG, encoded by the coding sequence ATGACGAAGCTGCTGGTTCCCTACTTGACCGCGGGTGTGACCGAGAACTGGATCGACTACCTGCTCGCGATGCAGGCGGCCGGGGCGGACGCGGTGGAGATCGGGCTGCCGTTCTCCGATCCGATGCTCGACGGCGCCACCATCCAGCAGGCCTCCGACCGGGCGCTCGCGCGTGGTGTCACGATCGACGCGATCCTGGCCGAGATCAAAGGCGCTCCCGTACGGGTTCCGCTGATCGCTTTCACGTACGCGAACCTGGTCTTCCGGCCCGGCGCCGAGCAGTTCTGCCGCCGGCTGGCCGAGGCCGGGTTCCGCGGGCTGATCGTGCCCGACCTGCCGCTCGACGAAGCCGCCGAGGTCGCCCGCGCGGCCGAGGCGGCCGGGATCGAACTCACCCTGCTGGTGGCCCCGGTGACCAGTGACGAGCGGCTGGCCGAGATCGTGGCCCGCAGCCGCGGCTATGTCTACGCGGTGAGCCGGATGGGCACCACCGGCGAACGCGACGCGCTGGCTTCCACCGCGGCCACCCTGGCGGCCCGGATCAAGGCGGCCCAGGCGGCCCTGGTGGCACCGGAGGAGGCGCTGCCGGTGCTGGTCGGCTTCGGGGTGTCCGGGCCCGAGCAGGCCGTGGAGGCGGGACGCGCCGGGGACGGTGTCGTGATCGGCTCGGCCCTGATGCGTAGGGTTCTCGACGGGGCCACGCCGGCCGACCTGGAAGCCGAGGTCACGGCGGTGCGCGCCGCCCTCGACCGCGCCGACCAGGAGGCCACCGCTGACCACGCCTCGCACGCCCAAATATCAGGTCATCGCGGCTGA
- a CDS encoding DUF1992 domain-containing protein gives MAHWYESSIDRQLREATERGEFDNLPGLGKPLRGHGEEYEDDWWVKDWLEREGATAGMIPPTLALRRETEDLEAKVDRLRGEREVRDYVDDLNERIHQATVGRMDGPPVILRKLNVEKVVEGWRARR, from the coding sequence ATGGCGCACTGGTACGAGTCCTCCATCGATCGGCAGCTGCGTGAGGCGACCGAGCGCGGCGAGTTCGACAACCTGCCCGGCCTGGGCAAGCCGCTGCGCGGTCACGGCGAGGAGTACGAGGACGACTGGTGGGTCAAGGACTGGCTGGAGCGTGAGGGCGCGACGGCCGGGATGATCCCGCCCACACTGGCCCTGCGCCGCGAGACCGAGGATCTGGAGGCCAAGGTCGACCGGCTGCGCGGCGAGCGTGAGGTGCGCGACTACGTCGACGACCTCAACGAGCGGATCCACCAGGCCACGGTCGGGCGCATGGACGGTCCGCCGGTCATTCTGCGCAAGCTCAACGTCGAGAAGGTGGTCGAGGGCTGGCGGGCCCGGCGCTGA
- a CDS encoding ATP-binding protein, which translates to MIERFAVTRLKYRVAGGFAVLLTLFLALIVAHFVVSEREREQHEAHAARIDVFRDTNRAVLQYMTDAETGVRGFQLTGDTAYLAPYTSGRAGAFSAMQRLAEDPLDAETARLLAVERESAEGWLFGYAIPIVNAGVADTDAERAARGKDLFDRLRTANADLFAAVENFERRVGDRERAAATYSTLLFAGLAALVVAAGFGLALLHQRHLLVPLEHIRLTLRRLADGDLSARVTPAGPGELRAVAGTLNDLAARTEQLISAEQARVARSELRQAVTVQLQEDGDPLDMAERIAEMIGTTLGAEAVHSRITIQAGVPIETTWPRDAEPLDPSIAEQVRSCAPGGSLRPAGLPGGLVIPLSGDAGCPPGLICLVRPARPAWSEEERRLLIGLAREIDHAAHQERLRLRQARLINELRVLDEQKDVFVATVTHELRTPLTSILGYSEMLVEDEEHALGLSLVQKRGVEAILRNAHRLEATVADLLLLDRSNERIGDAEAGPVDLARLVGEVHGTLGTAVRAKDLECELSTEPAWVRGDSVQLERAVRNLLDNAVKFTAPGGHLECRLACAGDRAVITVTDTGIGIPADDVPGLFTPFHRAANAMDQAVQGNGLGLAIVRNIVNDHGGTVTAHSELGRGSTFTMALPRMAEVPPRSGRG; encoded by the coding sequence ATGATCGAACGGTTCGCGGTCACGAGGCTGAAGTACCGGGTGGCCGGCGGGTTCGCCGTCCTGCTCACGCTTTTCCTCGCCCTGATCGTCGCGCATTTCGTGGTGAGCGAACGGGAACGCGAACAGCACGAGGCGCACGCGGCCCGGATCGACGTGTTCCGCGACACCAATCGCGCGGTGCTGCAGTACATGACCGACGCCGAGACCGGTGTCCGCGGTTTCCAGCTGACCGGCGACACGGCGTATCTTGCGCCCTACACCAGCGGGCGGGCCGGCGCCTTCAGCGCGATGCAGCGGCTGGCCGAGGACCCGCTCGACGCCGAGACCGCGCGGTTGCTGGCGGTCGAGCGCGAGTCCGCCGAGGGCTGGCTCTTCGGCTACGCCATCCCGATCGTCAACGCCGGGGTGGCCGACACCGACGCCGAGCGGGCGGCCCGCGGCAAGGACCTGTTCGACCGGCTCCGCACGGCCAACGCCGACCTCTTCGCCGCGGTCGAGAACTTCGAGCGCCGCGTCGGCGACCGTGAACGCGCCGCCGCCACGTACTCCACCCTGCTCTTCGCCGGCCTGGCCGCGCTGGTCGTGGCGGCCGGGTTCGGGCTCGCGCTGCTGCACCAGCGGCACCTGCTCGTCCCGCTCGAGCACATCCGGCTCACCCTGCGCCGGCTGGCCGACGGCGACCTGTCCGCCCGGGTCACTCCGGCCGGGCCGGGCGAGCTGCGCGCCGTCGCCGGCACCCTCAACGACCTGGCCGCCCGCACCGAGCAGCTGATCAGTGCCGAGCAGGCCCGGGTGGCCCGCAGCGAGCTGCGCCAGGCCGTCACCGTGCAGCTGCAGGAGGACGGCGATCCGCTGGACATGGCGGAGCGGATCGCCGAGATGATCGGCACCACCCTCGGCGCCGAGGCGGTGCACAGCCGGATCACCATTCAGGCCGGCGTCCCGATCGAGACCACGTGGCCGCGGGACGCCGAGCCGCTCGACCCGTCGATCGCCGAGCAGGTCCGATCGTGCGCGCCCGGCGGCTCGCTGCGGCCCGCGGGGCTGCCCGGCGGGCTGGTCATCCCGCTCAGCGGCGACGCGGGCTGCCCGCCCGGGCTGATCTGCCTGGTCCGCCCGGCCCGGCCGGCCTGGTCGGAGGAGGAGCGGCGGCTGCTGATCGGGCTCGCCCGCGAGATCGACCACGCCGCCCACCAGGAACGGCTGCGGCTGCGGCAGGCCCGCCTGATCAACGAGTTGCGGGTGCTCGACGAGCAGAAGGACGTCTTCGTGGCCACCGTCACCCACGAGCTGCGGACGCCGCTGACCAGCATCCTGGGTTACAGCGAGATGCTCGTGGAGGACGAGGAGCATGCGCTCGGCCTGTCGCTGGTGCAGAAGCGCGGGGTCGAGGCGATCCTGCGCAACGCGCACCGGCTCGAGGCCACGGTGGCCGACCTGCTGCTGCTCGACCGCTCCAACGAGCGGATCGGCGACGCCGAAGCCGGGCCGGTCGACCTGGCCCGCCTGGTCGGCGAGGTGCACGGCACGCTGGGCACCGCCGTCCGGGCCAAGGACCTCGAGTGCGAGCTGAGCACCGAGCCGGCCTGGGTGCGCGGCGACTCGGTGCAGCTGGAACGGGCCGTGCGCAACCTGCTCGACAACGCCGTCAAGTTCACCGCGCCCGGCGGGCACCTGGAGTGCCGGCTCGCCTGCGCCGGCGACCGCGCGGTGATCACCGTGACCGACACCGGCATCGGCATCCCGGCCGACGACGTGCCCGGGCTGTTCACCCCGTTCCACCGGGCGGCCAACGCGATGGATCAGGCAGTGCAGGGCAACGGGCTGGGCCTGGCCATCGTGCGCAACATCGTCAACGACCACGGCGGCACCGTCACCGCCCACTCGGAGCTGGGCCGGGGGAGCACTTTCACGATGGCTCTGCCCCGGATGGCCGAAGTGCCGCCCAGATCCGGTCGCGGGTGA